The Fusarium falciforme chromosome 10, complete sequence DNA segment AAGTGTACAATGGCCTTGGGTGTGAATGGCAGCTGCTTGACGAGCTGCAAAACGTCGAGAACATCAATTACCCCGAGTACAGCCAGCCGCTATCCACAGCCATACAGCTGGCTCTGGTCGACCTCCTAAAGAGCTTCAACATCTTGCCCAAGGCAGTCATTGGGCATTCCTCAGGCGAGATTGCTGCTGCTTATGCCATCGGGGCCCTGTCGCTGGAGTCAGCTTGCAAGGTCTCCTACTTCCGCGGCCAACTCGCCGGCAAGCTTCGAGCCACCAGCTCAACAGTGGGAGCCATGATCTCGATAAATCTCGCCGAGGATCACGTCCCAGCCTATCTTGGCAAGCTAGGCATCACAGACGTCTGTGTTGCTTGCATCAACAGCCCGTTGAACTGCACCCTGTCGGGCCCGGAGAGTGCCATCGACGCAGTAAAGGAGCAAGCAGACAAAGACGGTATATTTGCCCGGAAGCTCAAGACGGGCGTGGCATATCATTCGCCTGTTATGCTCGCCATTGCCGACGATTACAAGCAGCAGATGGGACACCTCGAACCCGCCACGACGTCCTCGGCAAGTTCCATGATTTCCACTGTGACTGGCAACAGTGTTCCACGTGCCGTGCTGGCTACGGCTCAGTACTGGGTGGACAACATGGTGTCTCCAGTTCGCTTTGTCGATGCTGTCCGCGCCTTGTCACAGCAGTCCTCTACGTGGAAAGCTGCATTCGTGGGCAACATGACGGATCTAGTCGAGATTGGGCCGACTACTGCTCTGCGTCGTCCCGTCGCAGACTCGTTGGCCTCGGTAGGTCCCCGTGCAAAGAAGATCCGGTACGCGAGCGTCCTGCATCGTGGTCGGCCCGCTGTTGAAACTACACTGGAGTTTGCCGGGCACTTGTTTACCTGTGGACATTCAGTGTCGATTGCCGTCGTGAATCAACTTGACGTCGATGGCCATTTCCTCGTCGATTGTCCCGAGTATCCATTTGACCACTCCAATAGATACTGGTCAGAGTCACGCATCAGTCGCGATTACAGATTGCGTGGTGCCGTAGTCGGTGAGACCTTGGGTCAACGGGTTTCAGACTGGAATCCTCTCGAGCCAAGGTGGAGGAACTTTCTATGCACCGAGTCGGAGCCGTGGATTGCCGACCACAATGTAAGCACTCGTTTACCCATTGCCTCTCTGCAGATTATCCCCTAACACACGTGCGTAGGTCAGCAACACTGTTGTGTACCCAGCGGCTGGCATGCTGGTCATGGCAATGGAAGCGGTGCAGCAAATGGTCCCTGCGAATAGAACGGTTGCAGGTTACTCTGCCAAGGAAGCACACTTCATGAGTCCCATCGTCGTGGGAGAGACGTGGGAAGACAGAACAGAGACGACAGTCGAGCTTCGGCCGGTGCAGAAGCCATTCGAGAAGTCCTCGACGTGGTTCGACATTCGAATCTTTTGCTACCGCAACAAGGAATGGTCCCATTGTTTCTCGGCGAGCATTCAAGTGCAGTACGAGGAAGATTCTCTGCAAGTTGGGGTGCAACAGGAGAAGAAACTCCTCGACCAAGACGTCCTAGCCCGCTATGAGCGTGCGGTCAAGGCCTGCACAGGGCCCGTTGATTCTCACGTCTTTTATCGCAACGCCGCTGACCACGGCCTGCAATATGGAGACTGGTTTCAGCTGCTGGAGGACCTCCACTGGGACGGAAAGAACACTGCCGTCGCTCGTATTGACGTCTCCAAGACACAGTTCCACTCGACTAGCCTGGTGCACCCGGCCGTCTTGGACAACGTGTTCCACATGCTGCGGGCGAGCTCCCAAGCCTCTGCCTCGACGTCAGCCACCAATGTTCCCGTCAGGATAGTCGACGCTTGGTTCTCTGCCTCAGGATGGCAGAGCCCGCAGATCAAGAGGCTCGCCTGCTGTGGCATTGCAAACGTGGATCAGGAGGCTGGCGAGGATGGTACCATCTACGCGCTCGGCGATGATGGGAAAGTCTTGATGACTATCCAACACATGATCACAGTGGCCGTTTCCAGGCCCGAAGAGCGTAGCACAACGGAAAGAAAGCTTCTTCACAAAGCCCAGTGGAAACCGCAGTTGGGCCTCCTCGATCCACAGCAGCTTACACAAGCTTGCGTCAAGGGTAGCATCGTCAAAGATGACGCAACCATGGTCGCTCACCACGCCGAACTGACGTCCATCATGAATGTCGCTCTTGATAGGACTCTTCGAAACATGACCGTGGCGGAGCGTGAAAAGGTGCCCGTCTCGCTGGAGCGGCACATGGCGTGGGTGAGACACCACATAAGCACGCTCGAACCAGGCCAGAGAGACGACCCGGAAGCGCCCATCAGCGACCAACAGCTTGAGCAGCGACTTGAGCACATCGAGGGCATACACCCGCCTTGGAAACTACACACCAGTGTGGTGCGCGAGCTGAAGAACATCCTGCTCGGCGCCAAGGATCCGCTCGAGGTCATCTTTGATTCGGATCTGGCCGACGTCTTCTACGCAGACATGTTTGCCCAGATCTGCGACGAGCGGCTGCGCAACTTTCTCGACCTCGCCTCGCACGAGAACCCCGGCCTGCGCATTCTCGAGGTTGGCGCCGGGACTGGCGGCTTCACGGGGCACGTGCTGACCGCGCTGCAATCACTCGAGAAGGAGAGCGGAGGTCTGAAGCTGGCGGAATACACATACACTGATATCTCGCCCATGTTCTTCGAACGGGCACAGGAACGGTGGAGGGCGTTTGAAGGCCGCATAAGCTTCAAGACTCTGGACCTGGAACGCACACTCGAGAGCCAGGGCTTCGAGGTCGGCTCGTATGATCTAGTTGTTGCCGGCAGCGTCTTGCACGCCACGGCGGATCTGGTGGGAACGATGAAGAACGTGCGGACTGCGCTCAAAGCTGGAGGGCGGGCGCTGATCCTCGAGGTGGTCGCGCCGGAAgacgtcgtcgtcaactTCTCGTTCGGCCTTGTCCCCGGGTGGTGGCTCGCGCGTGAAGAATGGCGCAAGATGTCGCCCCTTTTGAACGAGAGTCAGTGGGACACGTGCTTGCAAGCGAGCGGATACTCCGGCAACGACCTCGTGCTCAAGGATTACGAGGGGCAGGGGTATCATATCTGCAGCATCATCGTGTCGACTGTTGTGGAAGCAGAGGCAACAGCACATGTGGATGTGAGCTACAAagtgttgttggttgtcgaAGAGGCATCAAAACGACAAGTTGAGCTGGCCAACCACATTCACAACTTGATGAGTGCCCGGTCTGGAGAACAATTCTGCAGCATCATGTCCCTGCAGGACTTCCAGGCGATCATACCAGCAAGAGATGATGTCGTGCTTTGTCTAGCAAGCCTGGACAATCCCTTCCTGTACGCCATTTCTGAGAGCAAACTAGGCTGGGTACAGCATCTCATGCGCCACACCAGAAAGCTGCTCTGGGTGAGTGGTTCAAGCATTGACGACGACACGCAATCACCCTTCTATAGCCTGGCCCAAGGCTTCTTTCGCTCACTGCGACTCGAGGTGGCCGAAAGCAAGATCGTGACGCTTGCCATCGAGACAAGGGATGCGACAGCAGCTGCCTCGGCACAGCATGTTATCAAGGTCCTCCTAAACTCGTTCCTTGACCCATCTTCCGAGGAGCTCGAGTATGTGGTTAGTCAGGACGGCCTTCTTGAGATCTGCAGGGCTGCAGAAGACGTTCGTGGCAACGATGCGCTGAATGCCCTTCTCTCTCCACACTCTCACTCAGGTACCTGGTCAGAAGGCCCAGCGTTGTCTCTCTCAATCAAGACGGTTGGAACCCTGGACTCGCTATGCTTCACCGAGGACTTGGAGTACGACACGGAGCTGGCAGCTGACGAGGTCGAGATCGAAGCCAAGGCCTGGGGTGTCAACTTCCGTGATGTCCTGCAGGCTCTAGGGCGTCTAGAGGAAGGGACATTTGGGGTCGACTGCGCTGGTATCGTCACCAGGCTGGGCAGTGGCTGCAATGACAATTTCCAGCTGGGTGACCGGGTCTGTATGGCATCCCCTGGCTGCATGCGTCGAAACCCGCGTGGACCTGCAACATCGGTGATCAAGATACCCAGCGACGACATGTCctttgctgccgctgcctcAGTCATCGTGCCGGGAATGACGGCGTATCACGCGCTTGTCGACGTTGCACGACTTGCAAAGGGAGAGTCTGTCCTCATCCACTCGGCTGCAGGCGCCACAGGCCAGATGGCCATTGCTGTTGCCAAGATGCGAGGGGCGTCCATCTATGCGACAGTTGgcagcgaggagaagaagcgcttCTTGGTGGACGTTCTGGGTATCCCCGAGGACAACATCTTTCACAGTCGCAATACGTCGTTTGCACAGGGAGTCGTGCGCGTCACCAAGGGGCGTGGCGTCGACGTTGTGCTCAATTCTCTCTCTGGGGATGCTCTCCAGGCTTCGTGGAGCTGCATTGCCCGTCGCGGACGCTTTATAGAGATCGGAAAGGCAGATATCATTGCTAACTCGGGGCTTCCCATGTCCTGCTTCGAGAGAAACGTGAGCTTCTCCGCCGTGGACCTACGCGAGATCCTCATCGAGGACCCTCAGGTCCCTGCTGAGCTGCTGCACAAGGTCATGCGGTTCACGCGTGACACCGGTGCCGCGCCAGCGCCGGTGCGCTCTTTTCCAGCTAGCCAGGTCGAACAGGCTTTCCGGACACTCCAGAACGGCAAGAATATCGGCCGCATTGTGATTGAGCCTGGCCCAGACGATATTGTCCATGTGAGTGCAATCTCTTATCCCTTGTTAAATCCTAGACTAACATTTGCATCAACTTAGAAATACCTCCTAGACCGAAAACCGTGGAAGTTTGATAGTAACGCATCGTACCTCATCGCCGGGGGTTTGGGAGGCATCGGTCGTGCCATTATGAAATGGATGGCGACGCGCGGCGCCAACTATCTCATCGTGCCATCAAGATCCGGAGCCTCATCCCCAGAAGCAGCCGCCGTCATTGCTGAACTGGAATCTCAGGGTGTTTGTGTCGTCGCGCCAAAGTGTGATGTGGCCTCGGAGCTGGCACTGTCAAGCGTACTTGATGAGTGTGCACGCACAATGCCCCCTCTCAAGGGTTGCATCAACGCCGCCTTGGTTCTGCAGGATGCCCTGTTTGAGAACATGACGCTTGCTCAGTGGGATCTGGCCGTCAGGGCCAAGGTGGACACGGCGTGGAACCTGCACCGTCTCTTG contains these protein-coding regions:
- a CDS encoding Carrier domain-containing protein codes for the protein MGSTTDQFSHGNDIAVVGFSFKLPQDVEDVDSFWHVLQNRQNLMTRWPESRINAESFVSGTRSKFSCHGGHFINDDPAAFDAPFFSISTKEAAGACLLRLKIGNEDDELTFSGGKAMDPMQRWTLETSYRAFENAGIPAEKLKCSRTGVFSASFTDDWARMLSQDPENVERTAATGTAPSLISNRVSWYFDLRGPSVHVDTACSSSLFAVDMACQSLRAGESSAALVTGSSLILTPTFTHFLSNLGFLSPDSKCWAFDHRANGYARGEGFIAILLKPLSAALRDNDMIRSVIRATGSNQDGQTPSLTQPNPRAQEELIRHVYKKANLSLDKTRYVEAHGTGTPVGDPIEMKAIGRVFRSSRSASAPLYVGSIKSNIGHLEGSSGLAGVIKSIVSLEKGLIPPHALFEKINPDIDLDFYHTAIPIQEIVWPSDGLRRISVNSFGFGGTNTHVVLDDAYHYLQERGITGNHCTVAAAGPSSNDTNSVNENGPVNGCSNGCRNETSNTPLNGINHRGHGQGKSRLLVWSAADEKAVKRMVEGQQAFFNNQVAGDAVKLDQFAYTLAARRSRMLWRAAAIVTDGPNDNISIAAAKPVRSSGEAGLAFVFTGQGAQYAGMGWDLVHQYPIFDETLQQIGKVYNGLGCEWQLLDELQNVENINYPEYSQPLSTAIQLALVDLLKSFNILPKAVIGHSSGEIAAAYAIGALSLESACKVSYFRGQLAGKLRATSSTVGAMISINLAEDHVPAYLGKLGITDVCVACINSPLNCTLSGPESAIDAVKEQADKDGIFARKLKTGVAYHSPVMLAIADDYKQQMGHLEPATTSSASSMISTVTGNSVPRAVLATAQYWVDNMVSPVRFVDAVRALSQQSSTWKAAFVGNMTDLVEIGPTTALRRPVADSLASVGPRAKKIRYASVLHRGRPAVETTLEFAGHLFTCGHSVSIAVVNQLDVDGHFLVDCPEYPFDHSNRYWSESRISRDYRLRGAVVGETLGQRVSDWNPLEPRWRNFLCTESEPWIADHNVSNTVVYPAAGMLVMAMEAVQQMVPANRTVAGYSAKEAHFMSPIVVGETWEDRTETTVELRPVQKPFEKSSTWFDIRIFCYRNKEWSHCFSASIQVQYEEDSLQVGVQQEKKLLDQDVLARYERAVKACTGPVDSHVFYRNAADHGLQYGDWFQLLEDLHWDGKNTAVARIDVSKTQFHSTSLVHPAVLDNVFHMLRASSQASASTSATNVPVRIVDAWFSASGWQSPQIKRLACCGIANVDQEAGEDGTIYALGDDGKVLMTIQHMITVAVSRPEERSTTERKLLHKAQWKPQLGLLDPQQLTQACVKGSIVKDDATMVAHHAELTSIMNVALDRTLRNMTVAEREKVPVSLERHMAWVRHHISTLEPGQRDDPEAPISDQQLEQRLEHIEGIHPPWKLHTSVVRELKNILLGAKDPLEVIFDSDLADVFYADMFAQICDERLRNFLDLASHENPGLRILEVGAGTGGFTGHVLTALQSLEKESGGLKLAEYTYTDISPMFFERAQERWRAFEGRISFKTLDLERTLESQGFEVGSYDLVVAGSVLHATADLVGTMKNVRTALKAGGRALILEVVAPEDVVVNFSFGLVPGWWLAREEWRKMSPLLNESQWDTCLQASGYSGNDLVLKDYEGQGYHICSIIVSTVVEAEATAHVDVSYKVLLVVEEASKRQVELANHIHNLMSARSGEQFCSIMSLQDFQAIIPARDDVVLCLASLDNPFLYAISESKLGWVQHLMRHTRKLLWVSGSSIDDDTQSPFYSLAQGFFRSLRLEVAESKIVTLAIETRDATAAASAQHVIKVLLNSFLDPSSEELEYVVSQDGLLEICRAAEDVRGNDALNALLSPHSHSGTWSEGPALSLSIKTVGTLDSLCFTEDLEYDTELAADEVEIEAKAWGVNFRDVLQALGRLEEGTFGVDCAGIVTRLGSGCNDNFQLGDRVCMASPGCMRRNPRGPATSVIKIPSDDMSFAAAASVIVPGMTAYHALVDVARLAKGESVLIHSAAGATGQMAIAVAKMRGASIYATVGSEEKKRFLVDVLGIPEDNIFHSRNTSFAQGVVRVTKGRGVDVVLNSLSGDALQASWSCIARRGRFIEIGKADIIANSGLPMSCFERNVSFSAVDLREILIEDPQVPAELLHKVMRFTRDTGAAPAPVRSFPASQVEQAFRTLQNGKNIGRIVIEPGPDDIVHKYLLDRKPWKFDSNASYLIAGGLGGIGRAIMKWMATRGANYLIVPSRSGASSPEAAAVIAELESQGVCVVAPKCDVASELALSSVLDECARTMPPLKGCINAALVLQDALFENMTLAQWDLAVRAKVDTAWNLHRLLPKDLDFFVLLSSLAGQIGQAATSQYAAGCTFQDSLARYRVEHGQKAVSLDLGWMRDIGIVAETAAFQRQRLATDDMQQINGNELMALLTLCCDPTGSVASQMLVGLRTPADFLAKGQKPPALLERPFFSAFSLILGTEVISSAGPAADPAALFRAAAEPEEKAQIVINSLVAKLAHAMSISPEDVELSKPLSSYGVDSLMAVELRNWILRDFAAPVAVFDIMGGVRISTIGELVVARSTTVPH